From the genome of Ananas comosus cultivar F153 linkage group 16, ASM154086v1, whole genome shotgun sequence, one region includes:
- the LOC109722341 gene encoding bZIP transcription factor 11-like: protein MAMASSSGTTTPTTSATSSEGCQGEEMLEQKKRRRMQSNRESARRSRMRKQQHLEGQAENARAVAALNLAARSRAAVEAENAVLRTQLLELSSRLGSLNEILLHCVNMARDQQPPLYVNQSYNSSNNNNNNFLMSNNNNNAWNSNYLGCMMNQQHPIMASTDMLDYYY from the coding sequence atGGCGATGGCGAGTTCCAGCGGGACGACGACTCCGACGACGTCTGCGACGTCGTCGGAGGGGTGTCAGGGGGAGGAGATGCTGGAGCAGAAGAAGCGGCGGCGGATGCAGTCGAACCGCGAGTCGGCGCGGCGGTCGCGGATGCGGAAGCAGCAGCACCTCGAGGGGCAAGCGGAGAACGCGCGCGCTGTGGCGGCCCTCAACCTCGCCGCCCGGAGCCGCGCCGCCGTCGAGGCCGAGAACGCCGTGCTCCGGACCCAACTCCTGGAGCTGAGCAGCAGGCTCGGCTCCTTGAATGAGATACTGCTGCACTGCGTCAACATGGCTCGTGACCAGCAGCCGCCTCTCTACGTGAACCAAAGCTACAACAGTagtaataacaacaacaacaacttcttgatgagtaataataataataatgcatggAACAGTAATTATTTGGGCTGCATGATGAATCAACAACACCCAATAATGGCTTCGACAGATATGTTGGACTACTattactag